A single Henriciella sp. AS95 DNA region contains:
- the rpmA gene encoding 50S ribosomal protein L27, with the protein MAHKKSGGSSRNGRDSNPKYLGVKKFGGQHVVPGNIIIRQRGTKTYPGKGVGMGKDHTLFALEEGKVEFKRSRGDRQYVSVVPMADAAE; encoded by the coding sequence ATGGCACACAAGAAATCAGGCGGTTCATCACGTAACGGACGCGATTCGAACCCGAAATATCTCGGCGTGAAGAAGTTTGGCGGCCAGCACGTTGTGCCCGGCAATATCATCATCCGTCAGCGCGGCACCAAGACCTATCCAGGCAAGGGTGTCGGCATGGGCAAGGACCACACCCTCTTCGCGCTTGAAGAAGGCAAGGTCGAGTTCAAGCGCTCGCGCGGTGACCGTCAGTATGTGTCGGTCGTCCCGATGGCTGACGCTGCAGAATAA
- a CDS encoding GNAT family N-acetyltransferase has product MVEAIRTERLLLREPRVSDAEAVTDLVGDPRIYEKVARIPAGQTLQQTETFLLKTQRGRVLDTDHIYIIEKDGALVGLVSAHRNGAGETFEIGYWLAPAHWGQGYVTEAARALIGWLEEHGRGDELISGYFADNPASGRVLEKLGFTKTHQAPVYCLGRHAHIDHIFMVRRAKAQ; this is encoded by the coding sequence ATGGTCGAGGCAATCAGGACAGAGCGGCTCCTCCTGCGCGAGCCTCGCGTCTCGGACGCAGAGGCGGTTACCGACCTTGTCGGCGATCCGCGCATCTATGAGAAGGTCGCGCGCATCCCGGCCGGCCAGACCCTACAGCAGACAGAGACATTCCTCCTGAAGACGCAGCGCGGGCGCGTGCTCGATACCGATCATATCTACATCATCGAGAAGGACGGCGCGCTCGTCGGCCTCGTCTCGGCGCATAGAAACGGCGCGGGCGAGACCTTCGAGATCGGCTACTGGCTTGCGCCGGCGCATTGGGGGCAGGGCTATGTCACTGAAGCCGCCCGCGCCCTTATCGGCTGGCTCGAGGAGCATGGCCGCGGTGATGAGCTCATCTCAGGCTATTTCGCCGACAATCCCGCCTCAGGCCGAGTGCTCGAAAAGCTCGGCTTTACGAAGACGCACCAGGCGCCGGTCTATTGCCTCGGGCGCCACGCGCATATCGACCACATCTTCATGGTCAGACGCGCCAAGGCGCAGTAA
- a CDS encoding SLC13 family permease → MSIKRIGLALGPLIAIGLGLVGPPEGLVLSPDSPDLNYPAWYTFCLLVWMAVWWITEPIPIAATALLPLVIVPLIGAGSPVEAAAGYSSPIIMLLLGGFIIARGVEVWNLHTRIALNIVSRSGSGPATLVGGFMVATAALSIGISNTATTLMMIPIAVSAAAMIGDKTGTFDVAVILGVVYAASIGGVTTPVSTPTNLIAIDWLRQNTGADISFPSWMMFGIPALLLLLPTAWFVVTRNMPKLEHGRAAVSRFRRQLDELGKMSAPETRVALVFGAVALLWILRPFINSIGTANDILPLAALTDMSIAMAGAVFVFLVPAGPGRGRGLLTWKEAEDLPWGVILLFGGGISLGQVIKTTGLSEWIGEQLGVLNTLPPLFFVGAVVLLVIFLTEVTSNVATMTTLAPVLGALSAAVGLPAEALLAPAAVAASCAFMLPVATAPNAIGYATGHVSVEDMVKRGFAINMAGIVIITAIGFWIAPMVL, encoded by the coding sequence ATGTCAATCAAGCGGATCGGGCTGGCCCTCGGGCCTCTGATCGCGATCGGGCTGGGGCTGGTCGGGCCGCCAGAAGGCCTGGTTCTTTCGCCTGACAGTCCGGACCTCAACTATCCTGCCTGGTACACATTCTGCCTGCTGGTCTGGATGGCGGTCTGGTGGATAACGGAACCTATCCCCATCGCCGCAACTGCGCTTTTACCATTGGTCATTGTCCCACTGATTGGAGCAGGTTCGCCAGTCGAGGCGGCGGCGGGCTATTCCAGCCCGATCATCATGCTGCTGCTGGGCGGCTTTATCATAGCGCGCGGTGTGGAAGTCTGGAATCTGCATACGCGGATTGCGCTGAACATCGTTTCGAGATCTGGCAGTGGCCCAGCGACGCTGGTCGGAGGGTTCATGGTGGCCACGGCCGCGCTGTCGATCGGCATTTCAAACACCGCAACGACCCTCATGATGATCCCGATTGCGGTGTCGGCTGCCGCGATGATTGGCGACAAGACTGGAACATTTGACGTCGCTGTCATCCTGGGCGTGGTTTATGCCGCCTCGATCGGCGGTGTGACGACCCCCGTGAGTACGCCAACCAATCTCATCGCCATTGACTGGTTGCGGCAAAATACGGGCGCAGACATCTCCTTTCCGTCCTGGATGATGTTCGGCATACCAGCGCTGCTTCTTCTATTGCCGACCGCATGGTTTGTTGTGACGCGCAATATGCCGAAGCTGGAGCATGGCAGAGCCGCCGTCTCCAGGTTTCGCCGGCAGCTCGACGAATTGGGCAAGATGAGCGCGCCGGAAACCCGCGTTGCTCTCGTGTTCGGCGCGGTCGCTCTCTTGTGGATCCTTCGCCCGTTCATCAACTCGATTGGAACGGCCAACGATATTCTGCCCTTGGCTGCGCTCACAGACATGTCGATTGCCATGGCCGGCGCTGTGTTTGTGTTTCTCGTGCCCGCCGGACCGGGACGTGGCCGCGGCCTGCTGACATGGAAGGAGGCGGAGGACCTGCCTTGGGGCGTGATCCTGCTGTTCGGAGGCGGCATCAGCCTTGGCCAGGTTATCAAGACGACCGGACTATCTGAGTGGATCGGCGAGCAGTTGGGCGTTCTCAATACCTTGCCGCCGCTTTTCTTTGTCGGCGCAGTGGTGCTCTTGGTGATTTTCCTGACCGAAGTCACAAGCAATGTCGCGACAATGACCACGCTCGCGCCGGTTCTGGGCGCGCTTTCGGCTGCGGTTGGATTGCCTGCAGAAGCCTTGCTGGCACCGGCAGCTGTGGCGGCGTCCTGTGCTTTCATGCTGCCTGTTGCCACGGCGCCCAACGCGATTGGTTATGCGACGGGGCATGTTTCTGTGGAGGACATGGTCAAGCGCGGCTTTGCCATCAACATGGCCGGTATTGTGATCATCACGGCAATCGGGTTCTGGATCGCACCGATGGTGTTGTAG
- a CDS encoding stimulus-sensing domain-containing protein yields the protein MARQDKSKREFREGSKRLVGSRIARLIFASNLAGLAILIIGAMVLNEMRASFVVAKKQDLIGQAQVFSNLLAEGATFGQPQPVMDEELARATLADLSLPVSVRGKVYGPDVDLIGDSYFLSDRVIVSALPPIQEPSQLSRWGRSLSEWAVSTFGALVPNRGGDAVRTQTFEEEFAVALDGGEAASQRFNDRGQRIISVSVPVQHVSAVVGVLTLESNDIDDIIRAERAALIPFIGVAVLVALITSALLTLGIARPLRRLSRAADDVRSGSTQQLDLPNITRRRDEIGALASSMEAMTEALFERITSNERFAADVAHELKNPLTSIRSAVETAERVQDNPEAMQKLHKVIAQDVGRLDRLITDISNASRLEAEITRVPTEALNISRFVSDIVSTYEHIGLDEDMPSVAFDDQTMGAGLRVRGREGPLGQVIRNLIDNAISFSPRHGTVSVRIEQGRDGPQTTARVIVEDEGPGIPDDKLEKIFDRFYTDRPKGSAFGKNSGLGLSIVRQIVTTHMGSVSAENRAQGGARFIVELPAT from the coding sequence ATGGCAAGGCAGGATAAAAGCAAAAGGGAATTCCGGGAGGGGAGCAAGCGGCTCGTCGGCTCGCGTATCGCCCGGCTTATCTTTGCATCCAACCTCGCCGGCCTTGCCATTCTGATCATCGGCGCAATGGTGCTGAACGAGATGCGGGCGAGCTTCGTCGTCGCCAAGAAACAAGACCTGATCGGACAGGCGCAGGTCTTTTCAAACCTGCTGGCCGAAGGCGCAACCTTTGGCCAGCCACAACCTGTCATGGACGAAGAACTCGCGCGCGCAACGCTTGCGGACCTGTCCTTGCCGGTGTCGGTTCGCGGCAAGGTATATGGGCCGGATGTCGATCTGATTGGCGATAGCTATTTCCTGTCTGATCGCGTGATCGTTTCAGCGCTTCCGCCTATTCAGGAGCCAAGCCAGTTATCGCGGTGGGGCCGGTCGCTGTCGGAATGGGCTGTCTCCACGTTCGGAGCGCTTGTACCAAATCGCGGCGGCGATGCCGTGCGCACGCAAACTTTCGAGGAAGAATTCGCTGTTGCCCTCGATGGCGGCGAAGCGGCAAGCCAGCGCTTTAATGACCGTGGCCAGCGCATCATCTCAGTGTCGGTCCCGGTGCAACACGTTTCGGCGGTTGTCGGCGTCCTGACGCTCGAATCCAACGATATCGACGATATCATTCGCGCCGAACGAGCGGCCCTCATACCCTTTATCGGCGTCGCTGTGCTGGTGGCGCTTATTACCTCAGCTTTGCTCACCTTGGGCATCGCTCGCCCACTGCGCCGGCTCTCCAGGGCGGCCGATGACGTTCGCTCCGGATCCACGCAACAGCTTGATCTGCCCAACATTACGCGCCGCCGCGATGAGATTGGCGCTCTCGCAAGCTCGATGGAAGCGATGACGGAGGCCTTGTTTGAACGCATCACCTCCAATGAACGTTTCGCGGCTGATGTCGCGCACGAGCTGAAAAACCCGCTAACCTCCATTCGCTCAGCCGTCGAAACCGCTGAGCGGGTGCAGGACAACCCCGAAGCCATGCAGAAACTTCACAAGGTGATCGCTCAGGACGTCGGGCGTCTCGACCGGCTGATCACCGACATTTCCAATGCCTCGCGCCTGGAGGCTGAAATCACGCGCGTGCCGACCGAAGCGCTTAACATTTCCCGCTTCGTTTCGGACATTGTCTCCACCTACGAACACATCGGTCTGGATGAGGACATGCCGTCTGTCGCGTTTGATGACCAGACCATGGGTGCCGGCCTTCGTGTGCGCGGCCGCGAAGGTCCGCTCGGCCAGGTCATCCGCAATCTCATCGACAATGCGATATCCTTCTCACCCAGGCATGGCACAGTGTCTGTTCGCATCGAGCAGGGACGGGACGGCCCACAGACGACCGCTCGTGTTATCGTCGAAGACGAAGGTCCAGGCATTCCGGACGACAAGCTGGAGAAGATTTTCGACCGCTTCTATACGGACCGCCCAAAAGGCTCGGCCTTCGGCAAGAATTCCGGTCTCGGCCTGTCTATCGTGCGTCAGATCGTGACAACTCACATGGGCAGCGTCAGCGCGGAAAACCGCGCACAGGGTGGCGCGCGCTTCATCGTGGAGCTCCCTGCGACCTGA
- a CDS encoding NAD-dependent epimerase/dehydratase family protein: MTKEKRILLVGGGGPTGPIIVNSLIAEGHEVSVMNTGRHPVEYDAPVERIIADPNFLEPVQDVVSGRYFDTVIASYGRLRFVAQALTGHVEHFIGVTSTFYPNWIDPPATMRPSSESGVERDWTATYLDEGGAMPPETPLDPVGKFGQRVVETDTALQWAHRHGDFIGTVLRYPKIYGPRQPGATEWSIIRRLLEGRERIIVPEGGFLLQSILYAENAARIVLAAVADPDASGGQIFNCADPEPITLRKWIRLIAETMGKTVDMVSAPAAIARPAWPYARWPLTIGHHILDTSNLNRLNYTPVTATTALRRTVEWYLEDPKERGTAVESQLRDTFSYDLEDRILAQLDKAKSEIEAMDFPEFDMSHYYAHPKSADDGKPSKETSA, from the coding sequence ATGACAAAAGAAAAACGGATTCTTCTCGTAGGCGGCGGCGGACCGACGGGGCCCATTATCGTAAACTCCCTCATCGCTGAAGGACATGAGGTCTCGGTCATGAACACAGGACGTCACCCCGTCGAGTACGACGCGCCGGTCGAACGTATTATCGCAGACCCGAATTTCCTTGAGCCTGTACAGGATGTCGTGAGTGGTCGCTACTTTGACACAGTCATTGCATCGTACGGCCGACTGCGTTTCGTGGCGCAGGCCCTCACAGGTCATGTCGAACACTTTATTGGCGTGACCTCTACTTTCTATCCCAACTGGATCGATCCGCCAGCCACAATGCGCCCAAGTTCGGAAAGTGGCGTGGAGCGCGATTGGACAGCAACCTACCTTGATGAAGGTGGTGCCATGCCGCCTGAAACGCCGCTCGATCCGGTCGGAAAGTTCGGCCAACGTGTCGTCGAAACCGACACTGCGCTTCAGTGGGCTCATCGCCATGGTGACTTTATAGGGACCGTCCTGCGATATCCGAAAATTTATGGACCTCGCCAGCCTGGCGCCACGGAATGGAGCATCATCCGCCGTCTACTCGAGGGACGAGAGCGGATCATCGTTCCCGAAGGCGGCTTTCTGCTTCAAAGCATCCTCTATGCTGAAAACGCAGCTCGTATTGTTCTGGCAGCTGTTGCAGACCCCGACGCTTCAGGTGGCCAGATCTTCAATTGCGCCGATCCAGAACCAATCACGCTCCGCAAATGGATCCGTCTGATCGCTGAAACCATGGGCAAGACTGTCGACATGGTTTCAGCGCCGGCTGCAATCGCCAGGCCTGCCTGGCCATATGCGCGCTGGCCCCTAACAATTGGTCACCACATTCTTGATACCAGCAATCTGAACCGGCTGAACTATACGCCCGTAACAGCAACCACGGCGCTGCGTCGCACGGTAGAGTGGTACCTGGAAGATCCGAAAGAACGCGGCACAGCCGTGGAATCACAACTACGCGACACGTTCAGCTACGATTTGGAAGACCGCATTCTGGCGCAGTTAGACA
- a CDS encoding PTS sugar transporter subunit IIA produces MIGIVVVSHGKLARELVRATEHVVGEQDYFRSISIEAEDDIDARREQIRETVAACNTGKGVIIVTDMFGGTPSNLAISVMPDAKIEVIAGVNLPMLIKLIEVREHSKLDEAASVGRDAGQKYIRIASEVMGQTA; encoded by the coding sequence ATGATCGGCATTGTGGTCGTCAGTCACGGTAAACTGGCGCGTGAACTCGTCAGAGCCACCGAGCACGTCGTTGGCGAGCAGGACTATTTCCGATCGATTTCAATTGAGGCCGAAGACGACATCGACGCGCGCCGGGAACAGATCCGCGAAACCGTCGCCGCCTGTAATACCGGCAAGGGCGTCATCATCGTTACCGACATGTTTGGTGGGACACCTTCAAATCTCGCCATTTCGGTCATGCCAGATGCGAAGATTGAAGTGATCGCGGGGGTAAATCTGCCCATGTTGATCAAGCTGATCGAAGTCCGCGAGCATTCGAAGCTGGACGAAGCGGCCAGCGTTGGTCGCGACGCGGGACAGAAATATATCCGCATTGCTTCAGAAGTAATGGGTCAGACGGCTTGA
- a CDS encoding peptidylprolyl isomerase, whose amino-acid sequence MADAENTILMETTQGPVKIELRPDLAPQHVERIKELAREGFYDGIVFHRVIDGFMAQAGCPNGTGTGGSDKPDLAQEFNNEPHVRGTCSMARTNNPNSANSQFFICFDDASFLNRQYTVWGKVTDGMDNIDKLKRGEPVRNPDSIVSMKVEADA is encoded by the coding sequence ATGGCTGACGCTGAAAATACGATCCTCATGGAAACAACTCAGGGCCCGGTAAAGATCGAGCTTCGCCCAGACCTCGCGCCACAACATGTTGAGCGTATCAAAGAGCTGGCCCGCGAAGGCTTCTACGATGGCATCGTCTTCCACCGTGTGATCGATGGCTTCATGGCGCAAGCCGGTTGCCCGAATGGCACCGGTACCGGCGGCTCTGACAAGCCGGACCTGGCGCAGGAGTTCAACAATGAGCCGCATGTTCGCGGCACGTGCTCGATGGCGCGTACGAACAATCCGAACTCGGCCAACTCTCAATTCTTCATCTGCTTCGATGATGCCAGCTTCCTCAACCGCCAGTACACAGTGTGGGGCAAGGTCACGGACGGCATGGACAATATCGACAAGCTGAAGCGCGGTGAGCCTGTCCGCAATCCAGATTCGATCGTATCGATGAAAGTCGAAGCCGACGCATAG
- a CDS encoding 50S ribosomal protein L21, with product MFAVIKTGGKQYKVAEGDEIVIEKLAADAGADVTFDVLMLGDGKNVTVGAPLVSGASVVGEIAAQRKGDKKLIMKKRQRNTYRRKKGHRQLESVVTITSILTDGKKAPAKKAAAPKKEDAPKTEAKAAPKKEAPAAKKEAAPKKEAAPKKEAAPKAEAKADAKPKTDERGRLKKAEGKKDDLKEITGVGPAMEKKLNEAGIFHFWQVADLNKTQASELDDEAGLGGRIERDEWVKQAKKLAKDA from the coding sequence ATGTTCGCGGTCATTAAGACTGGTGGCAAACAGTATAAAGTCGCCGAAGGCGATGAGATTGTCATCGAGAAACTCGCTGCTGATGCTGGCGCAGATGTCACTTTTGACGTTCTGATGCTTGGCGACGGCAAGAACGTCACTGTTGGTGCACCGCTCGTGTCGGGCGCGAGCGTCGTCGGTGAGATTGCTGCCCAACGCAAGGGCGACAAGAAGCTGATCATGAAGAAGCGTCAGCGCAACACCTATCGCCGCAAAAAAGGCCACCGCCAGCTTGAAAGCGTTGTCACGATCACGTCGATCCTGACGGACGGCAAGAAGGCCCCGGCGAAGAAGGCTGCTGCGCCTAAGAAAGAAGACGCTCCGAAGACCGAAGCCAAGGCTGCACCTAAGAAGGAAGCGCCGGCTGCTAAAAAGGAAGCTGCTCCCAAGAAAGAGGCCGCTCCTAAGAAAGAAGCAGCACCGAAGGCTGAGGCAAAAGCAGACGCCAAGCCAAAGACGGACGAGCGCGGTCGCCTGAAGAAGGCTGAAGGCAAGAAGGATGATCTCAAAGAGATCACCGGTGTCGGCCCCGCCATGGAGAAGAAACTCAACGAAGCGGGTATCTTCCACTTCTGGCAGGTTGCAGACCTTAACAAGACGCAGGCGTCTGAGCTTGATGACGAGGCCGGTCTCGGCGGACGCATCGAGCGTGACGAATGGGTCAAACAGGCCAAGAAACTGGCAAAGGACGCCTGA
- the obgE gene encoding GTPase ObgE produces the protein MKFLDQTKIYIKAGDGGRGSSSFRREAYVEFGGPDGGDGGRGGHIWAEAVEGLNTLIDYRYQQHHKAERGGHGMGKQRHGKGGADKVIKVPVGTQIFEEDQETMIADLTEVGQRVMLARGGNGGWGNLHFKTSTNRAPRRANPGEEGEERTIWLRLKLIADAGLLGLPNAGKSTFMRAATAAKPKVADYPFTTLHPGLGVVDLGPGTRFVLADIPGLIEGAAEGAGLGHRFLGHVERCRVLLHLVDCTQDNIGEAWQTIRKELEDYDPEMATKPEIVALTKIDALTEEMVDEQAAELKAACGHEPLRVSSVSGAGVRKALGLIAKELGHLDAMEEDDVAEEEGWEP, from the coding sequence ATGAAATTCCTCGACCAGACGAAGATCTACATCAAGGCCGGCGATGGCGGGCGCGGAAGTTCTTCTTTCCGGCGCGAAGCCTATGTCGAATTTGGCGGCCCGGATGGCGGCGATGGTGGACGCGGCGGCCATATCTGGGCCGAAGCCGTTGAAGGCCTCAATACGCTCATAGACTATCGCTACCAGCAACACCACAAGGCCGAACGCGGCGGGCATGGCATGGGAAAGCAGCGTCATGGCAAGGGTGGGGCCGATAAGGTGATCAAGGTGCCAGTCGGCACGCAGATCTTCGAGGAAGACCAGGAGACGATGATCGCTGACCTGACCGAAGTCGGCCAGCGCGTCATGCTGGCGCGCGGCGGCAATGGCGGCTGGGGCAATCTCCACTTCAAGACCTCAACCAACCGCGCCCCGCGCCGTGCCAATCCGGGCGAGGAGGGCGAAGAGCGGACAATCTGGCTGCGCCTCAAGCTCATCGCCGATGCCGGTCTGCTGGGCCTGCCCAATGCCGGCAAGTCGACCTTCATGCGCGCGGCCACAGCCGCCAAACCAAAAGTCGCGGACTACCCGTTCACCACGCTTCATCCCGGCCTTGGCGTCGTCGATCTCGGCCCCGGCACGCGCTTTGTGCTGGCCGATATTCCGGGCCTCATTGAGGGTGCAGCCGAAGGCGCCGGCCTCGGCCACCGCTTCCTCGGCCATGTTGAGCGCTGCCGCGTCCTCTTGCATCTCGTTGACTGCACGCAGGACAATATTGGGGAAGCCTGGCAAACCATCCGCAAGGAATTGGAAGATTACGATCCTGAGATGGCGACCAAGCCTGAAATCGTTGCGCTGACCAAGATCGATGCGCTGACCGAGGAAATGGTGGACGAACAGGCCGCCGAGCTGAAAGCCGCTTGTGGACATGAACCGCTGAGAGTTTCCTCGGTTTCCGGCGCAGGTGTTCGAAAGGCGCTCGGCCTGATCGCGAAGGAGCTTGGTCACCTCGACGCCATGGAAGAAGATGACGTGGCCGAAGAGGAAGGCTGGGAGCCCTGA
- a CDS encoding response regulator transcription factor, protein MATIALVDDDENIVASLKMFFEAEGYTVKTYHDGLAALSGLTETPPDLAILDVKMPKMDGMELLRRLRQTSELPVIFLTSKDEEIDEVIGFNIGADDFVRKPCSNRLLSERVKAVLRRSRAGEPGNEETDQKPIVRGRLTLDPNRHACSWDGDPVRLTVTEFLILQSLAQRPGYVKSRDQLMDAAYDDQIYVDDRTIDSHIKRLRKKFREVDDEFDAIETLYGVGYRYNES, encoded by the coding sequence ATGGCGACGATCGCCCTGGTGGATGATGACGAGAACATCGTGGCATCGCTGAAAATGTTTTTTGAGGCGGAAGGCTATACCGTCAAAACCTACCATGATGGACTTGCCGCCCTGTCAGGCTTGACCGAAACGCCGCCTGATCTCGCCATTCTTGACGTCAAGATGCCCAAAATGGACGGTATGGAATTGCTGCGCCGCCTGCGCCAGACGTCTGAATTGCCCGTTATTTTTCTCACCTCCAAGGATGAAGAGATCGACGAGGTGATCGGCTTCAACATCGGTGCTGATGATTTTGTTCGGAAGCCCTGCTCCAACCGGTTGCTCTCAGAGCGCGTCAAAGCGGTTCTGCGTCGCTCGCGCGCCGGTGAGCCTGGCAATGAGGAAACCGACCAGAAACCGATCGTTCGCGGTCGTCTGACGCTTGACCCGAACCGCCATGCCTGCTCGTGGGATGGTGACCCGGTGCGTCTCACCGTTACTGAATTCCTGATCCTGCAGTCGCTGGCGCAGCGGCCCGGCTATGTGAAGTCACGCGACCAGCTTATGGACGCAGCCTATGACGATCAGATCTACGTCGATGACCGCACTATCGACAGCCACATCAAGCGCCTTCGCAAGAAGTTTCGCGAAGTCGACGATGAGTTTGACGCGATCGAGACGCTTTATGGCGTCGGTTATCGTTACAATGAAAGCTGA
- the proB gene encoding glutamate 5-kinase has product MGALMQGVLEKANRIVIKTGSALIAAQGEPRREWLAGLARDIAGLKQSGKEVVLVSSGAVALGRTALGIGKPKKLEEKQAAAAFGQPRLIASIAEAFEPHDIRVAQALLTLEDTERRRRWLNARATLDTLLSAGAVPVINENDTVATDEIRYGDNDRLAARVAQMLSADVLILLSDIDGLYTADPRKDAGAEHIGHLTELTEEHDAMAGDANDSAGVGSGGMATKLAAARIAFGAGCATAITLGDRVNPIGALAAGERATWIIPPVSPATARQTWLQGHLTPEGAIIVDDGAIAALRGGSSLLAVGVSSVDGRFEKGAAVAIRDQSGQTVAKGVTAYDAADVQRIAGLRSEDIEVRLGYRGRPAIIHRDDLVLER; this is encoded by the coding sequence CTGGGAGCCCTGATGCAGGGCGTTCTGGAAAAAGCGAACCGGATTGTCATCAAGACCGGGTCGGCCCTGATCGCGGCGCAGGGCGAGCCCCGGCGTGAGTGGCTGGCGGGACTTGCCAGAGATATTGCCGGGCTCAAACAGTCAGGCAAGGAAGTGGTCCTGGTATCATCAGGTGCTGTCGCGCTCGGCAGGACGGCGCTTGGCATCGGCAAGCCGAAAAAGCTGGAGGAAAAGCAGGCCGCTGCCGCCTTCGGTCAGCCTCGCCTGATCGCCTCGATTGCAGAGGCTTTCGAGCCGCACGACATCCGCGTTGCCCAGGCGCTGCTGACGCTTGAGGACACAGAGCGCCGTCGCCGCTGGCTGAATGCACGCGCCACGCTCGACACGCTTCTTTCGGCGGGGGCCGTGCCGGTCATCAATGAGAATGACACCGTGGCGACGGACGAAATCCGCTACGGCGACAATGATCGGCTCGCGGCCCGCGTGGCTCAGATGTTGAGCGCCGATGTCCTCATCCTGCTGTCCGACATTGATGGACTATACACGGCTGATCCGCGCAAGGATGCGGGGGCAGAACATATCGGGCATCTGACAGAGCTCACGGAAGAGCATGATGCGATGGCGGGCGATGCCAATGATAGCGCGGGTGTCGGGTCCGGCGGCATGGCGACCAAGCTTGCCGCCGCAAGAATTGCTTTTGGCGCTGGTTGTGCAACAGCGATTACGCTTGGCGATCGGGTCAATCCTATCGGCGCGCTGGCTGCGGGGGAGCGGGCAACCTGGATCATCCCACCCGTTTCGCCGGCGACGGCGCGGCAGACCTGGCTTCAGGGACATCTCACGCCGGAAGGTGCCATTATCGTTGATGACGGCGCTATCGCAGCTCTGAGGGGCGGATCAAGTCTGCTGGCAGTCGGCGTGTCCAGCGTAGATGGCCGGTTCGAAAAGGGGGCTGCAGTCGCGATTCGGGACCAGTCAGGCCAAACTGTCGCCAAGGGCGTAACGGCATATGATGCAGCGGATGTTCAGCGGATTGCCGGCCTCAGAAGCGAAGACATTGAAGTTCGACTTGGCTACCGTGGACGCCCTGCCATCATCCACCGTGATGATCTCGTTCTGGAACGATAG
- a CDS encoding HPr family phosphocarrier protein, with protein sequence MTENTTSIERRVRIVNRKGLHARASAKLARLAATLPADVYVLRNGDVANAISIMDLLMLAAHQGSEVDIKASGREAEAAVDAVAALIADGFGESDEDD encoded by the coding sequence TTGACTGAAAATACAACGAGCATCGAACGGCGTGTTCGTATCGTGAACCGCAAGGGGCTGCACGCTCGTGCATCTGCCAAACTCGCCCGTTTGGCGGCAACGCTGCCAGCGGACGTTTATGTTCTGCGGAACGGCGATGTTGCGAACGCCATATCAATCATGGATTTGCTCATGCTGGCGGCCCATCAAGGCAGCGAAGTCGACATAAAGGCGAGCGGGCGTGAGGCTGAGGCTGCTGTCGATGCTGTTGCGGCGCTCATCGCCGACGGCTTCGGCGAGAGCGATGAAGACGACTGA